In the genome of Streptomyces sp. NBC_00190, one region contains:
- a CDS encoding L,D-transpeptidase family protein, whose translation MSKHRRARSRFRTRTPARPRKTSGRSRRRVVLAAALGLVTFAAGWVYAVDQKAVGSVSQARADHRPPASDRAARDAHRDAPRDTPRDAPRDVLQGLTGISEQTLARIPAESRQLVLVTGKAPDSSESTATLYTRPAAGADWARVESWPARNGAKGWSTTEERTYGDLTSPRGVFALTDAGGLLAPPSGTRLPYDKDRAFVASGRGVNGESLAGSFDYVVAIDFNRRPGRSPLDQAKPEGEEKGGNIWLHVDHDGPSQGCVGIPKEAMKKVLETLDPAAKPVIVMGPEGF comes from the coding sequence ATGAGCAAGCACCGCCGAGCCCGCTCCCGTTTCCGTACCCGCACGCCTGCCCGACCTCGCAAGACGTCGGGCAGGTCCCGCCGCCGGGTGGTCCTCGCCGCCGCCCTCGGCCTGGTGACCTTCGCCGCGGGCTGGGTGTACGCCGTCGACCAGAAGGCCGTCGGCAGTGTGTCGCAGGCGCGGGCGGACCACCGGCCGCCGGCGTCGGACCGCGCGGCGCGCGACGCCCACCGCGACGCGCCCCGCGACACCCCCCGCGACGCGCCCCGAGACGTCCTCCAGGGCCTGACCGGCATCAGCGAGCAGACGCTTGCACGGATCCCGGCCGAGTCCCGTCAGCTCGTCCTGGTCACCGGCAAGGCCCCGGACTCCTCGGAGTCCACCGCCACGCTCTACACCCGCCCGGCGGCCGGCGCCGACTGGGCGCGTGTCGAGAGCTGGCCGGCCCGCAACGGCGCGAAGGGCTGGTCGACGACCGAGGAGCGCACGTACGGCGACCTGACCTCTCCGCGGGGCGTGTTCGCGCTGACCGACGCGGGCGGCCTGCTGGCGCCGCCGTCCGGCACCCGGCTCCCGTACGACAAGGACCGCGCCTTCGTCGCCTCGGGGCGCGGGGTGAACGGCGAGTCCCTGGCGGGGTCCTTCGACTACGTCGTCGCCATCGACTTCAACCGCCGACCGGGCCGCTCGCCGCTGGACCAGGCCAAGCCGGAGGGCGAGGAGAAGGGCGGCAACATCTGGCTCCACGTGGACCACGACGGTCCCTCCCAGGGGTGCGTCGGCATCCCGAAGGAGGCGATGAAGAAGGTCCTGGAGACCCTCGATCCGGCGGCGAAGCCGGTCATCGTGATGGGTCCGGAAGGCTTCTGA
- a CDS encoding NUDIX hydrolase, with protein sequence MRTPRHAARVVILSPAGSVFLFREDNVEVGIHWLPPGGGMDPGESPEECVRRELREETGWTDLEPGRLLCTWEHDFTHQGIPVRQHEHIYLTSGPRREPVLEDPGIHWQWLPQERLATLGEPLWPPRLPDLLANAPAEPVHLGLLA encoded by the coding sequence ATGCGAACTCCACGTCACGCAGCGCGTGTTGTCATCCTGTCCCCCGCCGGGTCGGTGTTCCTCTTCCGCGAGGACAACGTGGAGGTCGGCATCCACTGGCTGCCGCCCGGCGGCGGGATGGACCCCGGCGAGAGCCCCGAGGAGTGCGTGCGCCGCGAACTCCGCGAGGAGACCGGCTGGACCGACCTGGAGCCCGGGCGGCTGCTGTGCACCTGGGAGCACGACTTCACGCACCAGGGGATCCCCGTCCGCCAGCACGAGCACATCTACCTCACCTCGGGCCCGCGCCGCGAGCCGGTGCTGGAGGACCCCGGCATCCACTGGCAGTGGCTGCCCCAGGAGCGCCTGGCCACCCTCGGTGAACCGCTCTGGCCACCGCGCCTGCCCGACCTCCTGGCGAACGCACCGGCGGAACCGGTCCACTTGGGGCTGCTCGCGTAG
- a CDS encoding DUF4037 domain-containing protein yields the protein MQKKIEDMAGRLAEVPGVVAVLLGGSRARGEHRPDSDWDLGVYYRGALDLAALGALAGPGVEVAGPGGWGPWVNGGAWLTVDGVAVDWILRDADRVGRVWEDCREGRYEVGVQAGHPLGFWSPCYAGEVALGRVLADPSGELTDLRRRTAHYPEALRQALMAGAWEAEFLVAAAAKGAARADVLHVSLCLSRAVGVLVQALYAEDRRWCLNEKGALAVAETLPGAPPGFGPRVRALLGAPGATAEQLVATVAEARLLAEETVAALRPSAAT from the coding sequence ATGCAGAAGAAGATCGAGGACATGGCCGGCCGCCTGGCCGAGGTGCCCGGGGTCGTCGCCGTGCTGCTCGGCGGCAGCCGGGCGCGCGGGGAGCACCGGCCGGACTCCGACTGGGACCTCGGCGTCTACTACCGCGGCGCGCTCGATCTCGCCGCGCTCGGCGCGCTCGCCGGCCCCGGGGTGGAGGTGGCCGGGCCGGGCGGCTGGGGGCCGTGGGTCAACGGCGGCGCGTGGCTGACGGTCGACGGGGTGGCGGTGGACTGGATCCTGCGGGATGCGGACCGGGTCGGGCGGGTCTGGGAGGACTGCCGGGAGGGCCGGTACGAGGTGGGCGTGCAGGCGGGGCATCCGCTCGGGTTCTGGTCGCCCTGCTACGCGGGCGAGGTGGCGCTCGGCCGGGTGCTGGCCGACCCGAGCGGCGAGCTGACGGACCTCCGGCGGCGGACCGCGCACTACCCCGAGGCGCTGCGGCAGGCGCTCATGGCGGGTGCCTGGGAGGCGGAGTTCCTGGTCGCCGCCGCGGCGAAGGGGGCGGCCCGGGCGGACGTGCTCCACGTCTCGCTCTGCCTGTCCCGGGCGGTGGGCGTGCTGGTGCAGGCGCTGTACGCCGAGGACCGGCGCTGGTGCCTCAACGAGAAGGGCGCGCTGGCCGTCGCCGAGACGCTGCCGGGCGCGCCGCCCGGCTTCGGCCCGCGGGTCCGCGCCCTGCTGGGGGCGCCCGGCGCCACGGCCGAGCAGCTGGTGGCGACGGTGGCCGAGGCGCGGCTCCTGGCCGAGGAGACCGTCGCCGCGCTGCGGCCCTCGGCCGCCACCTGA
- a CDS encoding trypsin-like serine peptidase, producing MPVDKRTLVTTVLCAAAALGASAAVAELVPPPDGAQSVRVKAGPTGSPTAPSRSQAAKPQLSTPPGGSLPPAVTPPPGGPAAFTGALFTDGLDSDHFCTATVVHSPGRNMIVTAGHCLLDGQQGNGTAVFAPAYANGQAPYGTWKLEEVFEDGRWAEGTDDDYDLAFARLAPDAKGRTIESVTGAAVLDTSGRAGEEVTVTGYPADRKVPRTCTAVAVRESETEQRFDCADFPGGTSGSAWIARDGKIIGILTGGDTDDVSTSTVLGDYAAALYAKATGAKR from the coding sequence ATGCCGGTGGACAAGCGGACCCTGGTGACAACGGTGCTGTGTGCTGCGGCGGCTCTGGGAGCCTCCGCCGCGGTGGCCGAGCTGGTGCCGCCGCCCGACGGGGCTCAGTCCGTGCGGGTGAAGGCGGGGCCGACGGGTTCGCCGACCGCGCCGTCACGTTCGCAAGCGGCAAAGCCTCAGCTCTCCACCCCGCCCGGGGGCTCGCTGCCGCCCGCCGTCACACCCCCGCCCGGTGGGCCCGCGGCCTTCACCGGCGCCCTCTTCACGGACGGTCTGGACAGCGATCACTTCTGCACCGCCACGGTGGTGCACAGCCCGGGCCGGAACATGATCGTCACCGCCGGGCACTGCCTGCTCGACGGACAACAGGGCAACGGCACCGCCGTCTTCGCACCTGCGTACGCGAATGGCCAGGCCCCGTACGGCACATGGAAGCTGGAGGAAGTCTTCGAGGACGGCCGCTGGGCCGAGGGTACGGACGACGACTACGACCTCGCCTTCGCCCGCCTGGCCCCCGACGCCAAGGGCCGCACCATCGAGAGCGTGACCGGCGCGGCCGTGCTGGACACCAGCGGCCGCGCGGGCGAGGAGGTCACCGTCACCGGCTACCCCGCCGACCGCAAGGTTCCCCGTACCTGCACGGCGGTCGCCGTCCGCGAGAGCGAGACCGAACAGCGCTTCGACTGCGCCGACTTCCCGGGCGGCACCAGCGGCAGCGCGTGGATCGCCCGCGACGGAAAGATCATCGGCATCCTGACGGGCGGCGACACCGACGACGTGTCGACCAGCACCGTCCTCGGTGACTACGCGGCCGCGCTGTACGCCAAGGCCACCGGCGCCAAGCGCTGA
- a CDS encoding amidohydrolase family protein, with protein METFPKIISVDDHTVEPPHVWRDRLPSRYKDTGPRVVRAPLKEMTFLGGKFAPVMGAKGDDGPIGDWWVYEDLHRPLTRLDTAVGYDRDEIKLEVITYEQMRPGSFSVPDRLADMDVNHVQSALCFPTFPRFCGQTFTEAKDRELGLLGVRAYNDWMVEEWCGPDARGRLIPLTLIPLWDARLAAAEVRRNAARGVRAVAFSEIPPHLGLPSIHTDEWDPFLQACDETGTVIAMHIGSSSRMPSTSADAPPAVGSTITFANCCFSMVDWLMSGKFERFPNLKIMYAEGQIGWIPYILERANVVWEENRGWGGVADKVHRPPSELFAEHVFGCFFDDAFGLKNLDSIGVANVLYETDYPHSDSTWPKSREVGEAQMGHLPPDAIDRIVRGNAIDLLGLTPEGLWAGPGA; from the coding sequence ATGGAGACCTTCCCGAAGATCATCTCGGTGGACGACCACACGGTTGAGCCCCCCCACGTCTGGCGGGACCGGCTCCCGTCCAGGTACAAGGACACCGGCCCGCGGGTCGTCCGCGCCCCCTTGAAGGAAATGACCTTCCTCGGCGGCAAGTTCGCTCCTGTCATGGGGGCCAAGGGTGACGACGGCCCGATCGGCGACTGGTGGGTGTACGAGGACCTGCACCGGCCGCTCACCCGCCTCGACACCGCTGTCGGGTACGACCGCGACGAGATCAAACTGGAAGTCATCACCTACGAGCAGATGCGCCCGGGGTCCTTCTCGGTTCCCGACCGTCTCGCGGACATGGACGTCAACCACGTCCAGTCGGCGCTCTGCTTCCCCACCTTCCCGCGCTTCTGCGGCCAGACCTTCACCGAGGCCAAGGACCGTGAGCTGGGGCTGCTCGGCGTCCGGGCGTACAACGACTGGATGGTGGAGGAGTGGTGCGGCCCGGACGCGCGGGGCCGGCTGATCCCGCTGACCCTGATCCCCCTGTGGGACGCCCGCCTCGCCGCGGCCGAGGTCCGCCGCAACGCGGCGCGCGGCGTCCGGGCGGTCGCCTTCTCGGAGATACCCCCGCACCTGGGCCTCCCGTCCATCCACACGGACGAGTGGGACCCCTTCCTCCAGGCGTGCGACGAGACCGGCACGGTCATCGCCATGCACATCGGCTCCTCGTCCCGCATGCCGTCCACCTCGGCGGACGCCCCGCCGGCGGTCGGCTCCACCATCACCTTCGCCAACTGCTGCTTCTCGATGGTCGACTGGCTGATGAGCGGCAAGTTCGAGCGCTTCCCCAACCTGAAGATCATGTACGCGGAGGGCCAGATCGGCTGGATTCCGTACATCCTGGAGCGCGCGAACGTGGTCTGGGAGGAGAACCGCGGCTGGGGCGGCGTGGCCGACAAGGTCCACCGCCCGCCGTCGGAGCTCTTCGCGGAGCACGTCTTCGGCTGCTTCTTCGACGACGCCTTCGGCTTGAAGAACCTGGACTCGATCGGCGTCGCCAACGTCCTCTACGAGACGGACTACCCGCACTCGGACTCGACCTGGCCGAAGTCCCGCGAGGTCGGCGAGGCCCAGATGGGCCACCTGCCCCCGGACGCGATCGACCGCATCGTGCGCGGCAACGCGATCGACCTGCTGGGCCTGACGCCGGAGGGCCTGTGGGCGGGGCCGGGGGCGTAG
- a CDS encoding AfsR/SARP family transcriptional regulator encodes MDGVPAIPHPRNPRNHPEASRTTRKSAAPARAAAPTDPAAPTDPAALAKPAAAFPDGAATASAPAPTPAGSRFAVLGPIRAWRGAEALPSGTPQQRALLATLLLRDGRTATAPELIDAIWGEDPPQQALATIRTYASRLRKVLDPGLLVTESGGYAIRLRSTATLDLGVARSLVTDAETAREAGDRALARTLLARALDLWDGEPLAGVPGPAAATERTRLAEWHLQLLETRLDLDLEVGHHAEAVSELTALTAAHPLRERLRELLMLALYRSGRQAEALAVYADTRRLLADELGVDPRPELAALQQRILNADADLARAEDPAPAAAAAHVRPAQLPATVPDFTGRTSFVDELGAILSGGAEGQVMAVSALAGIGGVGKTTLAVHVAHAARPHFPDGQLYVDLQGTEARPAEPEAVLGSFLRALGTPDTAIPDSPADRAALYRSTLDGRRVLVLLDNARDAAQVRPLLPGTAGCAALVTSRVRMAGLAGAHLVDLDVMSPEEALQLFTRIVGAERVGAERQAALDVVGACGFLPLAIRIAASRLAARRTWTVSILAAKLADERRRLDELQTGDLAVKATFELGYGQLEPAQQRAFRLLGLADGPDISLSAAAAVLDLPEYDTEDLLEALVDCSLLESAAPGRYRFHDLVRLYARACAERDEQPPGGRDAALDRLLDFYLATASGVYALERPGDRLPAHLSDTNYPGLVFGEPRAALDWLYAEADPLLACVRQASARTDETEVLRRAVDLLWAAKDLAESGANSKQYESAAMALRDAAHAAQDPRSEGRARTTLTMVHLFTGRFAEADDEARQATALAREAGDPLPSCWAPNDRGIIALYQGRHADGERYLLEAIENFRADGNNIGEASALCNLSRIHVELGRLASAIDLAQQGIAIYDRMGLTLRLANGRYALGIALTQAGRLGEALAQLAEALSLFHDNRQPLWEGVTHFRLAEAHLAARRPTLAASHAEQAIALRGIGGEWRRATVLTVLGRALRQLGQTDRARACWREAETVFRQLGSAELAEVQALLASELAA; translated from the coding sequence ATGGACGGCGTACCGGCCATCCCGCACCCGCGGAACCCGCGGAACCACCCCGAGGCATCCCGGACCACCCGCAAGAGCGCAGCCCCCGCACGCGCGGCCGCCCCCACGGACCCGGCCGCCCCCACGGACCCGGCCGCCCTCGCGAAACCGGCCGCCGCGTTCCCCGACGGCGCCGCCACGGCCTCGGCCCCCGCCCCCACCCCCGCAGGGTCCCGCTTCGCCGTCCTCGGCCCCATCCGCGCCTGGCGCGGCGCCGAAGCACTGCCCTCCGGCACCCCCCAGCAGCGCGCCCTGCTCGCCACGCTCCTGCTGCGCGACGGCCGCACCGCCACCGCGCCCGAGCTCATCGACGCCATCTGGGGCGAGGACCCGCCGCAGCAGGCCCTCGCCACCATCCGGACGTACGCCTCCCGCCTGCGCAAGGTCCTCGACCCCGGGCTGCTCGTCACCGAGTCCGGCGGGTACGCCATCCGGCTGCGCTCCACCGCCACCCTCGACCTCGGCGTCGCCCGCAGCCTCGTCACCGACGCCGAGACGGCGCGCGAAGCCGGTGACCGCGCCCTCGCCCGTACGCTGCTGGCCCGCGCCCTGGACCTGTGGGACGGCGAGCCCCTCGCCGGAGTCCCCGGCCCCGCGGCCGCCACCGAGCGCACCCGGCTCGCCGAGTGGCACCTGCAACTGCTGGAGACCCGCCTCGACCTCGACCTGGAGGTCGGCCACCACGCCGAGGCCGTCTCCGAACTCACCGCGCTCACCGCCGCCCACCCGCTGCGCGAGCGCCTGCGCGAGCTGCTCATGCTCGCCCTCTACCGCAGCGGTCGGCAGGCCGAGGCCCTCGCCGTCTACGCCGACACCCGCCGGCTCCTCGCCGACGAACTCGGCGTCGACCCGCGCCCCGAACTCGCCGCCCTCCAGCAGCGCATCCTCAACGCCGACGCCGACCTGGCCCGCGCCGAGGACCCGGCCCCCGCGGCCGCCGCCGCCCATGTGAGGCCGGCCCAGCTGCCCGCCACCGTGCCCGACTTCACGGGCCGCACCAGCTTCGTCGACGAACTCGGCGCCATCCTCTCCGGCGGCGCCGAGGGCCAGGTCATGGCCGTCTCCGCGCTCGCCGGGATCGGCGGCGTCGGCAAGACCACCCTCGCCGTGCACGTCGCGCACGCCGCCCGCCCGCACTTCCCGGACGGCCAGCTCTACGTGGACCTCCAGGGCACCGAGGCCCGCCCCGCCGAGCCGGAGGCCGTCCTCGGCTCGTTCCTGCGCGCGCTGGGCACCCCCGACACCGCCATCCCCGACTCCCCCGCCGACCGCGCCGCGCTCTACCGCTCCACCCTCGACGGCCGCCGCGTCCTGGTCCTGCTCGACAACGCCCGCGACGCCGCCCAGGTCCGCCCGCTGCTGCCGGGCACGGCGGGCTGCGCCGCGCTGGTCACCAGCCGGGTCCGCATGGCGGGCCTCGCCGGGGCCCATCTCGTCGACCTCGACGTGATGAGCCCCGAGGAGGCCCTCCAGCTCTTCACCCGGATCGTCGGGGCCGAGCGCGTCGGAGCCGAACGGCAGGCCGCCCTCGACGTCGTCGGCGCCTGCGGCTTCCTGCCGCTCGCCATCCGGATCGCCGCCTCCCGCCTCGCCGCCCGCCGCACCTGGACCGTGTCGATCCTCGCCGCCAAACTGGCCGACGAACGCCGCCGCCTCGACGAGCTCCAGACCGGCGACCTCGCCGTCAAGGCCACCTTCGAGCTGGGCTACGGCCAGCTGGAGCCGGCCCAGCAGCGCGCCTTCCGCCTCCTCGGCCTCGCCGACGGCCCCGACATCTCGCTGTCCGCGGCCGCCGCCGTGCTCGACCTGCCCGAGTACGACACCGAGGACCTCCTCGAAGCTTTAGTGGACTGCTCCCTCCTGGAATCGGCCGCCCCCGGCCGCTACCGCTTCCACGACCTCGTACGCCTCTACGCGCGTGCGTGCGCCGAACGCGACGAGCAGCCGCCGGGCGGGCGCGACGCCGCCCTGGACCGGCTGCTGGACTTCTACCTGGCCACCGCCTCCGGGGTCTACGCCCTGGAACGCCCCGGCGACCGCCTCCCCGCGCACCTGTCCGACACCAACTACCCCGGGCTGGTCTTCGGCGAGCCGCGCGCCGCCCTGGACTGGCTGTACGCCGAGGCCGACCCGCTGCTGGCGTGCGTACGGCAGGCCTCCGCGCGCACCGACGAGACAGAGGTCCTGCGCCGGGCCGTGGACCTGCTGTGGGCGGCCAAGGACCTCGCCGAGTCGGGAGCCAACTCCAAGCAGTACGAGTCGGCCGCCATGGCCCTGCGCGACGCCGCACACGCCGCGCAGGACCCGCGCTCGGAGGGGCGGGCCCGGACCACCCTCACCATGGTCCACCTCTTCACCGGCCGATTCGCCGAGGCCGACGACGAGGCCCGCCAGGCCACGGCGCTCGCCCGCGAGGCCGGCGACCCGCTGCCCAGCTGCTGGGCGCCCAACGACCGCGGGATCATCGCCCTCTACCAGGGCCGGCACGCGGACGGCGAGCGGTACCTGCTGGAGGCCATCGAGAACTTCCGCGCCGACGGCAACAACATCGGCGAGGCCAGCGCGCTGTGCAACCTCTCCCGCATCCACGTGGAGCTGGGCCGCCTCGCCAGCGCGATAGACCTCGCCCAGCAGGGCATCGCCATCTACGACCGGATGGGGCTGACCCTGCGGCTGGCCAACGGCCGCTACGCGCTCGGCATCGCCCTCACCCAGGCGGGCCGGCTCGGCGAAGCACTGGCGCAGCTCGCCGAGGCGCTGTCGCTGTTCCACGACAACCGCCAGCCGCTGTGGGAGGGCGTGACCCACTTCAGGCTCGCCGAGGCCCATCTGGCCGCGCGCCGGCCGACGCTGGCCGCCTCGCACGCCGAGCAGGCCATCGCGCTGCGCGGGATCGGCGGCGAGTGGCGGCGGGCGACCGTGCTGACGGTGCTGGGCAGGGCGCTGCGGCAGCTGGGGCAGACGGACCGGGCGCGGGCGTGCTGGCGGGAGGCGGAGACGGTGTTCAGGCAGCTGGGATCGGCCGAACTGGCCGAAGTGCAGGCCCTGCTGGCCTCGGAGCTCGCGGCCTGA
- a CDS encoding formylglycine-generating enzyme family protein, producing the protein MNELIAVPPGRVTLSDRRTQRSWTVEVPPYRLAAFPVTQALYARVTGERPGSGQGDGLPVEGVSWWDAVRFCNALSRQDGFTPAYRLDAEGEELGAGAGVGVEWDASADGYRLPTEAEWEHACRAGTTGPHYGPLDEIAWYRGNSQERIHEVGGKRPNAWGFHDMLGNVWDWCWDVYDPEVYGTYRVLRGGGWFDEHWSCRASARRRSHPTFRVDDVGFRLARSARR; encoded by the coding sequence ATGAACGAGTTGATCGCCGTCCCGCCGGGGCGTGTGACGCTGTCGGACCGGCGGACACAGCGGAGCTGGACCGTCGAGGTCCCGCCGTACCGGCTGGCGGCGTTCCCGGTCACCCAGGCGTTGTACGCGCGGGTCACCGGGGAGCGGCCGGGAAGCGGGCAGGGGGACGGGCTGCCCGTCGAGGGCGTTTCCTGGTGGGACGCGGTGCGGTTCTGCAACGCCCTGTCCCGGCAGGACGGGTTCACGCCCGCGTACCGGCTCGATGCCGAGGGCGAGGAGCTCGGCGCCGGCGCCGGCGTCGGCGTCGAGTGGGACGCGTCCGCCGACGGGTACCGGCTGCCGACCGAAGCCGAGTGGGAGCACGCCTGCCGTGCCGGTACGACCGGACCGCACTACGGGCCGCTCGACGAGATCGCCTGGTACCGGGGCAACTCGCAGGAGCGCATCCACGAGGTGGGCGGCAAGCGGCCCAACGCGTGGGGCTTCCACGACATGCTCGGCAACGTCTGGGACTGGTGCTGGGACGTCTACGACCCCGAGGTCTACGGCACCTACCGGGTGCTGCGCGGCGGTGGCTGGTTCGACGAGCACTGGAGCTGCCGGGCCTCGGCGCGGCGCCGCAGCCACCCGACCTTCCGGGTCGACGACGTGGGCTTCCGCCTGGCGCGCTCCGCAAGGCGCTGA
- a CDS encoding class I SAM-dependent methyltransferase: MFTTHGPSVRELAVQGLSSVERGYDLLAPKFDHTPFRTPDRMLDAVEETLAQREGSFGAGLDVCCGTGAAIGMLRRLCRERVTGVDLSTGMLAEAARSYPDERVDFVRADARALPPALGDSYDLAVSFGAFGHFLPAERPTLFSQVHGALREGGVFAFPIGAPIPPSSPLWWAVAGFDAVMRVRNAVWRPPFVMYYRTFPLGGVRADLRAAGFTVETVPLEHFGRTPQGAPRWRLVLARRRPSDTARA, translated from the coding sequence GTGTTCACCACCCACGGGCCGAGCGTCCGAGAACTCGCCGTGCAGGGCCTCTCCTCCGTCGAGCGGGGCTACGACCTGCTGGCGCCCAAGTTCGACCACACGCCGTTCCGCACCCCGGACCGGATGCTCGATGCCGTCGAGGAGACCCTCGCCCAGCGGGAGGGCTCCTTCGGCGCCGGGCTGGACGTGTGCTGCGGCACGGGAGCGGCGATCGGGATGCTGCGGCGGCTGTGCCGGGAGCGCGTCACCGGGGTGGACCTGAGCACGGGCATGCTGGCCGAGGCCGCGCGGTCGTACCCGGACGAGCGCGTGGACTTCGTACGGGCCGACGCGCGGGCCCTGCCGCCCGCGCTCGGGGACTCGTACGACCTGGCGGTGAGCTTCGGGGCGTTCGGGCACTTCCTGCCGGCCGAGCGGCCCACCCTCTTCTCCCAGGTCCACGGCGCGCTGCGCGAGGGCGGGGTCTTCGCCTTCCCGATCGGCGCCCCGATCCCGCCGAGTTCGCCGCTGTGGTGGGCGGTGGCCGGTTTCGACGCGGTGATGCGGGTGCGCAACGCGGTGTGGCGGCCCCCCTTCGTCATGTACTACCGGACCTTCCCGCTGGGCGGTGTCCGCGCCGACCTGCGGGCGGCCGGCTTCACCGTGGAGACCGTGCCGCTGGAGCACTTCGGCCGCACCCCGCAGGGCGCACCCCGCTGGCGGCTGGTCCTGGCCCGGCGCCGCCCCTCGGACACGGCGCGGGCGTAG